In Solirubrobacterales bacterium, one genomic interval encodes:
- a CDS encoding valine--tRNA ligase, whose amino-acid sequence MDAADRKKLEETTKWVPAEAEGPIFAEWLDGGYFHPEAAGSPEDNFSVAIPPPNVTGVLHMGHALNSSIQDSLVRMNRMRGKNTLWILGTDHAGIATQSVVEKMLRTEGIDRHEIGREAFTEKVWEWKEEYGSKIVEQYKRIGASVDYGRERFTLDDGYALAVRKVFVALFEKGLIYRDNYMVNWDPGSRSAISDLEVENREVEDTLFSIDYPVEGSDRVLTVATVRPETIMADTAVAVNPADERYADLIGSHCILPLVGRRLPIIADEHVELEFGTGALKITPGHDANDFEIGRRHGLEEISIIGEDGRMTAEAGEQFTGMTVAEAQVAVIAALESEGSLSGREPYIHSVPFSHRSGERIEPLISLQWFCRMEELARPAIEAVERDRVMITPERWKRVYLDWMREIRPWCVSRQLWWGHRIPVWYRGEEIHAGEEPPEGDGWIQEEDVLDTWFSSAIWPFATLGWPEETAELKAFYPTDFLTTAREILFLWVARMIMTGIEFADDIPFNDVYVHSVIQARDGRRMSKSLGTGIDPLDEIGEHGADALRFGLLAMSSTQDVRYSDAKVQQGRDLANKLWNASRLILLNTEPPEDRSVPSDPAALEDRWILSRLESTVERVSELLAGYDFAHAVQELYSFVFSDLCDWYLEIAKPRIYDRDPELAPVLLHTLERTLALVHPVMPFVTEEIWRYHPYREGHLVVHGFPESDAARVGEEIEREVGRAITTTRQLRGWRDLAGVPARVTLDAAGDPGSVPEFVGRLSRVRVGPGEGDPVATVAGFGIRASEGLDLAAVSARLDARRGKLDGERRKIEAKLGNERFVERAPAEVVAEEREKLDRVLAELAELG is encoded by the coding sequence GTGGACGCCGCCGATCGAAAGAAGCTTGAAGAGACCACCAAGTGGGTTCCCGCCGAGGCCGAAGGCCCGATCTTCGCCGAGTGGCTTGATGGCGGCTACTTCCACCCCGAGGCTGCAGGCAGCCCCGAAGACAACTTCTCGGTAGCTATCCCGCCTCCGAACGTGACCGGGGTCCTCCACATGGGGCACGCCCTGAACAGTTCGATCCAGGACAGCCTGGTCCGGATGAACCGGATGCGAGGGAAGAACACGCTCTGGATCCTCGGCACCGATCACGCCGGGATCGCGACCCAGTCGGTGGTCGAGAAGATGCTGCGGACCGAGGGGATCGACCGGCACGAGATCGGCCGGGAGGCGTTCACCGAAAAGGTCTGGGAGTGGAAGGAGGAGTACGGCTCGAAGATCGTCGAGCAGTACAAGCGGATCGGGGCCTCGGTCGACTACGGCCGGGAGCGGTTCACCCTGGATGACGGCTACGCCCTCGCGGTGCGCAAGGTCTTCGTCGCCCTGTTCGAGAAGGGCCTGATCTACCGCGACAACTACATGGTCAACTGGGATCCCGGGTCCCGCTCGGCGATCTCCGACCTCGAGGTCGAAAACCGCGAGGTCGAGGACACTCTCTTCTCGATCGACTACCCGGTCGAGGGCAGCGATCGGGTCCTGACCGTGGCCACCGTCCGACCGGAAACGATCATGGCCGACACCGCGGTTGCGGTGAACCCGGCCGATGAGCGCTACGCCGACCTGATCGGCTCTCACTGCATTCTGCCCCTGGTCGGCCGTCGGCTGCCGATCATCGCCGACGAGCACGTCGAACTCGAGTTCGGAACCGGCGCCCTCAAGATCACCCCGGGCCACGACGCGAACGACTTCGAGATCGGTCGTCGCCACGGTCTGGAGGAGATCTCGATCATCGGCGAGGACGGCCGGATGACCGCCGAAGCGGGGGAGCAGTTCACCGGAATGACCGTGGCCGAAGCCCAGGTCGCGGTGATCGCGGCGCTGGAAAGCGAAGGCTCGCTCTCGGGCCGCGAGCCCTACATCCACTCGGTCCCGTTCTCGCATCGCTCCGGAGAGCGGATCGAACCGCTGATCTCGCTCCAGTGGTTCTGCCGGATGGAGGAACTGGCCAGGCCGGCGATCGAGGCGGTCGAGCGTGACCGGGTAATGATCACCCCGGAACGCTGGAAGCGGGTGTATCTCGACTGGATGCGCGAGATCCGGCCGTGGTGTGTCTCCCGTCAGCTCTGGTGGGGTCACCGGATCCCGGTCTGGTATCGCGGGGAGGAGATTCACGCCGGGGAGGAACCGCCGGAGGGCGACGGGTGGATTCAGGAGGAGGACGTGCTCGACACCTGGTTCTCCTCGGCGATCTGGCCGTTCGCCACGCTCGGCTGGCCCGAGGAGACGGCCGAACTCAAGGCGTTCTACCCGACCGACTTCCTGACCACCGCCCGGGAGATCCTCTTTCTCTGGGTGGCCCGGATGATCATGACCGGGATCGAGTTCGCCGACGACATTCCCTTCAACGACGTCTACGTCCACTCGGTGATCCAGGCTCGCGACGGAAGGCGGATGTCGAAAAGCCTCGGAACCGGAATCGATCCGCTCGACGAGATCGGCGAACACGGGGCCGACGCCCTCAGGTTCGGCCTGCTGGCGATGTCCTCGACCCAGGACGTCCGCTACTCGGACGCCAAGGTCCAGCAGGGCCGCGATCTGGCCAACAAGCTCTGGAACGCCTCCCGGCTGATCCTGCTCAACACCGAGCCGCCCGAGGACCGGTCGGTGCCGTCCGATCCGGCCGCCCTCGAGGACCGCTGGATCCTCTCCCGGCTGGAGTCGACGGTCGAACGGGTCAGCGAACTGCTCGCCGGTTACGACTTCGCCCATGCGGTCCAGGAGCTCTACTCCTTTGTCTTCTCCGACCTCTGCGACTGGTACCTGGAGATCGCCAAGCCCCGGATCTACGACCGCGATCCGGAACTGGCGCCGGTGCTGCTCCACACCCTGGAACGGACCCTTGCCCTGGTTCACCCGGTGATGCCGTTCGTCACCGAGGAGATCTGGCGATACCACCCGTACCGGGAAGGGCATCTGGTGGTCCACGGCTTCCCCGAATCGGACGCAGCCCGGGTCGGCGAAGAGATCGAGCGGGAGGTGGGCAGAGCGATCACCACCACCCGACAGCTTCGTGGCTGGCGCGACCTGGCCGGGGTACCGGCCCGGGTCACCCTCGACGCGGCCGGTGATCCCGGCTCCGTGCCGGAGTTCGTCGGCCGCCTCAGCCGGGTCAGGGTCGGTCCGGGCGAGGGTGACCCGGTCGCCACCGTCGCCGGGTTCGGGATCCGGGCGAGCGAGGGGCTTGACCTGGCTGCGGTTTCGGCCCGGCTCGATGCGCGCCGCGGCAAGCTGGACGGCGAGCGCAGGAAGATCGAGGCGAAGCTCGGGAACGAGCGCTTCGTCGAGCGGGCCCCGGCGGAGGTGGTTGCCGAGGAGCGGGAGAAGCTCGATCGGGTCCTCGCCGAACTGGCCGAACTCGGCTGA
- a CDS encoding type II toxin-antitoxin system VapC family toxin: MIDSSALIAILLGEPEADDFAAAILDDPVRLMSSASLLEAGIVAESRLGDPGGHELDMLIHRLGIEIADLDTEQVNEGRRAWRRFGKGNHADRLNFGDLCVCGLASALEEPLLFKGDDFAATDLAPALRR, from the coding sequence GTGATCGACAGTTCAGCCTTGATTGCGATCCTGCTCGGCGAGCCCGAAGCAGACGATTTCGCGGCCGCGATCCTTGACGATCCCGTTCGATTGATGTCGTCGGCCAGTCTGCTCGAAGCCGGGATCGTGGCTGAATCCAGGCTCGGTGATCCAGGAGGACACGAACTGGACATGCTGATTCATCGTCTGGGAATCGAGATCGCCGATCTCGACACCGAGCAGGTCAACGAAGGCCGACGGGCCTGGCGGCGCTTCGGCAAGGGCAACCATGCGGACAGGCTCAACTTCGGTGACCTCTGTGTCTGCGGACTCGCCTCGGCCCTGGAGGAGCCGCTGTTGTTCAAGGGTGATGACTTCGCAGCGACGGATTTGGCCCCCGCTCTGCGGCGATAA
- a CDS encoding type II toxin-antitoxin system VapB family antitoxin encodes MAFNIKDEETDRVVRELALATGESLTDAVGNAAREKLRRVRSRGDRADAMEEIHRIIDRVSRLPVLDDRSPDEIIGYDEHGLPS; translated from the coding sequence ATGGCCTTCAACATCAAAGACGAGGAGACGGACCGGGTTGTCCGTGAACTGGCTTTGGCGACGGGGGAGAGTCTGACCGACGCGGTCGGCAACGCGGCCCGGGAGAAGCTGCGACGGGTCCGCAGTCGCGGGGACCGCGCTGACGCGATGGAGGAAATCCATCGCATCATCGACCGGGTGAGCAGGCTGCCGGTGCTGGATGACCGCTCCCCGGACGAGATCATCGGATATGACGAACACGGACTCCCGAGCTGA